Proteins from a single region of Sphaerochaeta globosa str. Buddy:
- a CDS encoding ABC transporter ATP-binding protein, translated as MEKKSVSVTLEHVTKKFKDVKGKADVIAVNDSHFIIEPGELVTLLGPSGCGKTTTLRMIAGFELPTEGKIYIGNEEVTMLPPNKRDTATMFQSYGLFPHMTVFDNVAYGLKLRKIPQEEIAKRVNETLALVGLASYGDRAPSKLSGGQQQRVALARSLIVTPSVLLLDEPLSNLDALLREQMRIEIRKIQKELGITAVYVTHDRVEAMSLSDRVVVMKDGYIRQIGSPNEIYEDPNSRFVAGFVGKAAFFPVQVKKHDKKIWVCELGGKEVLVERSADNVEVGSEAVLMARPESLRIVESGQGKIEGKVRMNVYLGHSLEAFINTSFGEVLVQIDDPHAKKVFKEGENVSIDFTPDRVRLLNKSEA; from the coding sequence ATGGAAAAGAAAAGTGTATCGGTAACCCTTGAGCATGTAACCAAGAAATTCAAGGACGTAAAAGGAAAGGCTGACGTAATCGCAGTCAATGATTCTCACTTTATCATCGAACCTGGCGAGTTGGTGACCCTTCTTGGGCCTTCCGGTTGCGGCAAGACTACCACCTTGCGTATGATTGCCGGCTTCGAGTTGCCCACAGAAGGAAAAATCTATATCGGCAATGAGGAAGTGACCATGTTGCCTCCGAACAAGCGGGATACCGCCACGATGTTCCAAAGCTATGGTCTTTTTCCTCATATGACGGTCTTCGACAACGTGGCTTACGGCCTCAAGCTGCGCAAGATTCCCCAGGAGGAGATTGCCAAACGGGTCAATGAGACACTGGCTCTGGTCGGCCTTGCCAGCTATGGGGACCGCGCTCCTTCCAAGCTCTCAGGTGGTCAGCAGCAGCGTGTCGCCCTAGCCCGCAGCCTTATCGTCACCCCATCGGTACTGCTGCTCGATGAACCGCTTTCCAATCTCGATGCCCTGCTTCGTGAGCAGATGCGTATCGAAATCCGAAAAATCCAGAAAGAGTTGGGCATTACTGCCGTGTATGTAACGCACGACCGTGTCGAGGCTATGAGTCTTTCTGACCGCGTTGTAGTCATGAAAGACGGGTATATCCGCCAAATAGGTTCCCCGAATGAAATCTATGAGGATCCCAACTCCCGTTTTGTTGCAGGGTTTGTCGGGAAAGCCGCATTCTTCCCTGTACAGGTCAAAAAACATGACAAAAAAATCTGGGTCTGCGAACTCGGGGGGAAGGAAGTTCTGGTTGAACGCTCGGCCGACAACGTAGAAGTAGGGTCAGAAGCCGTTTTGATGGCAAGACCCGAGTCACTGCGTATTGTTGAGAGCGGACAAGGCAAGATCGAAGGCAAGGTCAGGATGAATGTCTATCTCGGGCATAGTCTGGAAGCCTTCATCAACACCAGTTTTGGTGAGGTTCTGGTACAGATCGACGACCCCCATGCCAAGAAAGTCTTCAAGGAAGGGGAAAATGTGTCCATCGATTTCACCCCCGACCGTGTCCGGTTGCTCAACAAGAGCGAAGCATAA
- a CDS encoding glycoside hydrolase family 28 protein: MREYTLKSFGAVGNGQQNESEAFAKALAALSDGGVLHIEEGTYLTGPLHIQAKGLVLELDRGAVIQFIADENLYTPVYSRWEGVNCYCMHPCLLIENSDGLIVRGEGIIDGNGQWWWDTAHKKRTTQKGPVSAMENELSRLNPGYERQSGGGGGRQSQFLRPPLVQILNSNNVKLEGLTLQNSPFWTLHPLYSTNLIFMDLKVLNPKDAPNTDGIDVDSCRFVTIKKCLVDVGDDGIALKSGSGPDGVATNKPTTDILIEECTVKSAHGGAVIGSETAAGIRDVRVHDCLFDGTDRGIRIKTRRGRGGAISNLHFSSVRMKNNLCPLTLNMYYRCGSLDPQDFSLEKLSITDTTPSIEGVTIEDCYSEDFTSSAAFIVGLPESPIRDLVIRNCTFTVAKTGLTPVDESEMYEGLPEPQGRGIRLRNVQLSIQDVQVEGVESALVVEDGVELHS; the protein is encoded by the coding sequence ATGCGAGAGTACACGTTGAAAAGCTTTGGGGCCGTTGGTAATGGCCAACAGAATGAGAGTGAAGCGTTTGCCAAGGCACTTGCCGCTCTATCTGATGGTGGGGTGCTCCATATCGAGGAAGGGACTTATTTGACAGGGCCGTTGCACATACAGGCCAAGGGCTTGGTCCTCGAGCTGGATAGAGGTGCGGTCATTCAGTTCATTGCAGATGAAAACCTCTATACCCCGGTTTATTCCCGCTGGGAAGGCGTGAATTGTTATTGCATGCATCCTTGCCTGCTCATCGAGAATTCTGATGGTCTCATCGTGCGTGGTGAGGGAATCATCGATGGAAACGGACAGTGGTGGTGGGATACTGCCCACAAAAAACGTACTACCCAGAAGGGGCCTGTATCGGCGATGGAAAACGAACTTTCCCGCCTCAATCCAGGCTATGAGCGTCAGAGCGGTGGTGGTGGGGGAAGGCAGAGTCAATTCCTGCGTCCTCCTTTGGTGCAGATTCTGAACAGCAACAATGTAAAACTGGAAGGTCTAACCTTGCAGAACAGCCCATTCTGGACACTGCATCCGTTGTACAGTACCAATTTGATATTCATGGATTTGAAGGTACTCAATCCCAAGGATGCTCCCAATACCGATGGAATCGATGTGGATTCCTGCCGGTTTGTCACCATCAAAAAGTGCTTGGTGGATGTCGGTGACGATGGAATTGCCCTGAAGAGCGGCAGTGGGCCCGATGGAGTTGCCACCAACAAGCCGACAACCGACATTCTTATTGAAGAGTGTACCGTCAAGAGTGCCCATGGAGGGGCGGTCATAGGCAGTGAAACGGCTGCAGGTATTCGAGATGTACGGGTACATGATTGTCTCTTTGACGGGACTGACCGGGGAATTCGGATCAAGACACGAAGAGGCCGTGGTGGGGCAATTTCCAACCTTCACTTTTCTTCAGTGCGAATGAAAAACAACCTCTGTCCTCTCACGCTGAACATGTATTACCGTTGCGGCAGCCTCGATCCCCAGGATTTTTCCTTGGAGAAGTTGAGCATAACAGATACCACTCCCAGTATCGAGGGAGTGACCATTGAGGATTGCTACAGTGAGGATTTCACTTCCTCCGCTGCCTTCATCGTAGGCCTTCCCGAGTCTCCCATCAGGGATCTGGTAATCCGCAACTGTACCTTTACGGTAGCCAAGACAGGGCTTACTCCGGTTGATGAGAGTGAGATGTATGAAGGCCTGCCCGAACCCCAAGGGAGGGGAATCAGACTGAGGAACGTACAGTTGTCCATTCAGGATGTACAGGTAGAGGGCGTAGAGTCCGCCTTGGTTGTTGAGGATGGGGTGGAGCTGCATAGCTAG
- a CDS encoding sugar phosphate isomerase/epimerase family protein: MKQLGLRAHDLGTFNTIEELATEVGKYGSSVPIQLALKKALTQAPSANAYTEDFIVGIRDALQAKGAYVGVFGCYINPVHPDKAERDEQLSRFENHLKYAKLLGCRLVGTETGSLNPDCSYHPGTADPKVLDVFYRSIERLLEAAVKYDAIVGIEAVSKQHTISTIKRMADLVNTFDTPHLKVIYDPTNLVPWIGIPEQDGSCRGIPSFEAQREFFLSALDAFGSKIAALHVKDYQLNKQGFKIGDLAVGQGVLDWKFLFSELRRRSIEVPALLEDLNTATLVETLGLLRTY; this comes from the coding sequence ATGAAACAGCTAGGACTCAGAGCCCATGATCTGGGCACATTCAACACCATCGAAGAACTTGCAACCGAGGTTGGCAAGTATGGGAGCTCGGTCCCCATCCAGCTCGCACTCAAGAAAGCTCTTACACAAGCCCCATCGGCCAATGCCTATACCGAGGACTTCATTGTCGGCATCCGCGATGCCTTGCAGGCCAAAGGCGCGTATGTCGGCGTCTTTGGATGCTACATCAATCCAGTGCATCCGGACAAGGCAGAGAGGGACGAACAGTTGAGCCGGTTCGAGAACCATCTCAAATATGCAAAACTCCTCGGCTGTCGTCTCGTAGGAACAGAAACTGGATCACTCAATCCTGATTGTTCCTACCATCCAGGGACTGCAGATCCAAAAGTGCTTGATGTCTTCTATCGAAGCATAGAGCGACTTTTGGAAGCAGCAGTCAAATATGACGCCATCGTTGGTATAGAAGCAGTAAGCAAACAACACACTATCAGCACCATCAAGCGCATGGCCGACTTGGTAAATACGTTCGACACCCCCCATCTGAAGGTCATCTACGATCCAACCAACCTGGTTCCTTGGATCGGCATTCCCGAACAGGATGGAAGCTGTCGCGGCATTCCTTCGTTTGAGGCCCAGCGAGAATTCTTCCTCTCCGCCCTCGATGCCTTCGGTTCCAAGATTGCGGCGCTTCATGTAAAGGACTACCAGCTCAACAAGCAAGGTTTCAAGATAGGGGACCTGGCGGTAGGACAGGGTGTACTCGATTGGAAATTCCTCTTTTCTGAACTGAGAAGAAGGTCCATCGAAGTTCCCGCCCTGCTGGAGGACCTGAACACGGCCACCTTGGTCGAAACGCTAGGACTCCTACGAACATATTGA
- a CDS encoding thymidine kinase, producing the protein MGRIEQKSEGTDFLKSLGFPTLDVHDTFSHFDFTLPGRRVLLIGPMGSGKTEFAARVWRDAAIAQKKGEKVRRQTSSAEVDRRKVFFIRSEIDGARFTEYPEDALCYRSGYVSCGQNIARIRDSFGLEQVLADNPTVGTFIIDEASFFDERLAYVVRNHSYERGVMFIFPTLILNFRRDLFNSTARLMLDIATDVIPLTAYCEHSDCINDAFYTYRYYQVEGKECPALYFDPLIIVGGDSHKDSTLEPNYAARCDEHHYLPGKEYTFFHLKPLGEMAARGEEKPLLAELASLKNDIERSMLYQNFCERYRGKRDEEIFFNALKPQNIAEKALVFLFCEQNLVPEELLLRLVSQLDLDTAYLSKVLSDNKRPVSFAQPFLF; encoded by the coding sequence ATGGGGCGCATTGAGCAGAAAAGCGAGGGGACGGATTTCCTCAAAAGTCTGGGGTTTCCTACTCTTGATGTTCACGATACCTTCTCCCATTTTGATTTTACTCTGCCCGGACGAAGGGTTCTGTTGATAGGGCCCATGGGTTCAGGGAAAACAGAATTCGCCGCCCGTGTCTGGAGGGATGCAGCCATTGCCCAAAAGAAGGGCGAGAAGGTTCGAAGGCAGACCAGCAGCGCTGAAGTTGACCGACGCAAGGTCTTCTTCATCCGTTCTGAAATCGATGGAGCACGTTTTACCGAATATCCTGAGGATGCTCTCTGTTACCGCAGCGGCTATGTAAGTTGCGGGCAGAACATTGCCCGGATACGGGACTCCTTCGGTCTTGAGCAAGTACTGGCCGACAACCCCACAGTGGGGACCTTCATCATCGATGAAGCTTCCTTTTTCGATGAACGGCTTGCCTACGTGGTACGCAATCATAGCTATGAACGCGGGGTGATGTTCATATTCCCCACCCTGATACTCAATTTCCGAAGGGACTTGTTCAACTCTACTGCACGTCTGATGCTCGACATCGCCACCGATGTCATTCCTCTTACCGCCTATTGCGAGCATTCTGATTGCATCAACGATGCCTTCTATACCTATCGCTACTATCAGGTGGAGGGAAAGGAGTGTCCCGCTCTTTACTTTGACCCCTTGATCATCGTAGGGGGGGATTCGCATAAGGACAGCACCTTGGAACCCAACTATGCTGCCAGATGTGATGAGCATCACTATCTGCCGGGCAAAGAGTATACGTTCTTCCATCTCAAGCCTCTTGGGGAAATGGCAGCGCGCGGAGAGGAAAAACCCTTGCTTGCCGAGCTTGCTTCGTTGAAGAACGACATCGAGCGCTCGATGCTGTACCAGAATTTTTGTGAACGATATCGGGGAAAGCGGGATGAAGAGATTTTCTTCAATGCCCTCAAGCCTCAGAATATTGCAGAGAAGGCTCTTGTTTTCCTGTTCTGTGAGCAAAACTTGGTACCCGAGGAACTTCTGCTTCGCCTGGTCTCCCAATTGGACCTGGATACCGCATACCTTTCAAAGGTGCTCTCGGACAATAAGCGACCAGTCTCATTTGCACAGCCCTTCTTGTTCTAG
- the deoC gene encoding deoxyribose-phosphate aldolase, translated as MKQDDIAKYIDHTVLAANATRDKIEQICKEADQYKFASVCVNSCWVSLCAKLLEKSEVKVCTVVGFPLGAMSSESKAYEAKKAVLAGADEVDMVINIGYLKNHDDDLVQDDITMVKAASGKATLKVIIETCLLNDEEKVRACRLAKASGADYVKTSTGFSTGGATVEDIKLMRKTVGPELGVKASGGVRTYADARAMVDAGATRIGASAGIAIVEGQHGAH; from the coding sequence ATGAAACAAGATGATATCGCCAAGTATATTGACCACACGGTGCTCGCTGCCAATGCGACTCGCGACAAGATTGAACAGATCTGCAAAGAAGCCGACCAGTATAAGTTTGCTTCCGTATGTGTAAACAGTTGTTGGGTTTCCTTGTGTGCCAAGCTCTTGGAAAAGAGTGAAGTGAAAGTGTGTACCGTGGTTGGATTCCCTTTAGGCGCAATGTCCAGTGAAAGCAAAGCGTATGAGGCAAAGAAAGCGGTTTTGGCAGGAGCTGACGAGGTTGATATGGTCATCAACATCGGGTACCTGAAGAACCACGATGATGATTTGGTGCAGGATGATATCACTATGGTAAAGGCTGCTTCTGGCAAAGCTACCCTGAAGGTGATCATCGAGACGTGTCTGCTCAATGATGAAGAAAAAGTTCGCGCCTGCAGGCTTGCAAAAGCCAGTGGGGCCGATTATGTAAAAACTTCAACCGGCTTCTCCACCGGTGGAGCTACCGTCGAAGATATCAAGCTGATGCGAAAGACAGTCGGTCCTGAATTGGGTGTGAAGGCTTCCGGCGGTGTCCGCACCTATGCCGATGCCCGTGCCATGGTTGATGCAGGAGCTACCAGAATCGGGGCTTCAGCTGGTATTGCCATTGTAGAGGGGCAGCATGGGGCGCATTGA
- a CDS encoding NUDIX domain-containing protein, which translates to MILQTIEQYYTWALIAILLLNFAQRKIPGTTKKRFATIYLASILLLFEVGVVTILSRELNHSLAWLVGAVCIVLLYVFRKKALPFRLHCASCNKRLDFNHVIGHDDNLCQSCYNEAHPEEAAKQEIKKQVAAQEPVAVDTDKDANSVSEIDWDLWEPKEVCVITYLFKEDQVLLIDKKTGLGRGLVNAPGGHIEETETALEAAKREFKEETHLEVDNLKLVGRLNFQFRDGLSERGYVYFADSFTGEMQETDEARPFWCPVSDIPYDKMWEDDLYWLPKALEGKKFDGFFIFDDQTMLDKNVVFEEDDEQE; encoded by the coding sequence ATGATTCTTCAAACTATCGAACAATACTATACTTGGGCTTTGATTGCCATCCTTTTGCTCAACTTTGCCCAACGGAAAATCCCGGGAACCACAAAGAAACGGTTCGCAACCATTTACCTTGCATCCATCCTCCTCCTTTTCGAGGTAGGGGTGGTCACCATCCTGTCAAGGGAATTAAACCACAGCTTGGCTTGGCTTGTCGGGGCCGTCTGCATCGTCCTTCTCTATGTATTCAGAAAGAAGGCCCTTCCATTCCGCCTGCACTGTGCTTCGTGCAACAAGCGTCTGGATTTCAATCATGTAATCGGGCATGACGACAACCTCTGCCAGAGTTGCTACAACGAAGCTCATCCTGAGGAAGCTGCAAAGCAGGAAATCAAGAAACAGGTTGCAGCGCAGGAACCGGTTGCCGTCGATACTGACAAGGATGCAAATTCAGTCAGCGAAATCGACTGGGATTTGTGGGAACCGAAGGAAGTGTGCGTGATCACCTACCTCTTCAAAGAGGACCAGGTCCTGCTCATCGACAAAAAAACAGGATTGGGTCGTGGACTGGTCAATGCACCGGGTGGCCACATCGAGGAGACTGAGACTGCCTTGGAAGCTGCCAAGCGCGAGTTCAAGGAGGAGACACACCTAGAGGTGGATAACCTGAAGCTGGTCGGCAGGCTCAATTTCCAATTCCGTGATGGCTTGAGTGAGCGGGGCTATGTCTACTTTGCCGATTCCTTTACCGGGGAAATGCAAGAGACTGATGAAGCTCGACCTTTCTGGTGTCCTGTCAGCGACATTCCCTACGACAAAATGTGGGAAGACGACCTGTACTGGCTGCCGAAAGCGTTGGAAGGAAAGAAGTTTGACGGTTTCTTCATTTTTGATGACCAAACCATGCTAGATAAAAACGTTGTCTTTGAAGAGGACGATGAACAAGAGTGA
- a CDS encoding aldo/keto reductase — protein MNKSELGLGTWQFGPSYGFWTDQDQQASRSVLRFACKHGIRHFDTAPSYGKGLSEQLLASVIQTREDLVVCTKFMPKNPELVRKDLQKSLARLKTDYVDILYLHWPSSSLAMKPILSAACDLIQEGLVRKVGACNIPLSYLKEMEDLPITALQIPCSLLWVRSLAAFRQYAQDHQMDLVGYSPLGLGLLGGKYAKQPEDGRKDLYVFKSEAYKEYLSLLDLLGQLADRKGCTSAQLALVWARSQGFSTILAGARNLVQVSQLLATSTLELDEEEKSLLDEKAHDLTSCAPSSWDNYFGHRW, from the coding sequence ATGAACAAGAGTGAACTAGGTTTGGGAACCTGGCAGTTCGGACCCTCCTACGGGTTTTGGACTGACCAGGACCAACAAGCCAGTCGTAGTGTTTTGCGATTTGCATGCAAACACGGCATTCGGCATTTCGATACCGCCCCCTCCTATGGAAAGGGCTTGAGCGAACAATTGCTTGCTTCGGTAATCCAAACAAGGGAAGACTTGGTGGTATGCACCAAGTTCATGCCCAAGAATCCGGAGCTTGTACGTAAGGATTTGCAAAAGAGCCTCGCTCGTCTCAAGACCGACTATGTGGACATTCTCTATCTCCACTGGCCGAGCAGTTCACTTGCTATGAAACCGATCCTCAGCGCCGCCTGCGACCTCATCCAAGAAGGTTTGGTCAGAAAGGTAGGAGCCTGCAATATCCCTCTCTCCTATCTGAAAGAGATGGAAGACCTTCCCATAACAGCCTTGCAAATCCCTTGCTCCCTCCTCTGGGTCAGATCACTGGCAGCGTTCCGTCAGTATGCCCAGGATCATCAGATGGACCTGGTGGGGTATAGTCCCCTGGGTCTGGGTCTTCTGGGAGGCAAGTATGCCAAGCAGCCTGAGGATGGACGAAAAGACCTGTACGTATTCAAATCTGAAGCGTACAAGGAGTATCTCTCACTCTTGGACCTTCTTGGCCAGCTTGCCGATCGCAAGGGGTGTACGAGTGCCCAGCTTGCCTTGGTATGGGCGAGAAGCCAAGGCTTCTCCACCATTTTGGCAGGGGCAAGAAACCTCGTTCAAGTATCTCAATTATTGGCAACATCCACCCTTGAACTTGACGAAGAAGAGAAATCGTTGTTGGATGAAAAGGCACACGATCTTACTTCGTGCGCCCCCTCTTCTTGGGATAACTATTTCGGTCATAGGTGGTAG
- a CDS encoding IMPACT family protein — MQILLEQATCEIEVKKSRFIAIACPLSNLAQIKEMVNQTRAQHPGANHVVHAAVLGPKGDLQSYSDDHEPKNTAGRPALEVLKGSEVTNILVMVIRYFGGTLLGTGGLVKAYADSVKEVLRIIKTEPLIDKTPFQVTMPYHLYEPIKKQLTDLNATIESEEFTTIVTLTGMLPSASFSDCAASIYNLSNGSCTLGSIDG; from the coding sequence ATGCAGATACTTTTGGAACAAGCGACTTGCGAGATCGAGGTGAAGAAATCACGCTTCATCGCCATCGCCTGCCCCCTTTCCAATCTGGCTCAGATCAAGGAAATGGTCAACCAGACGCGAGCCCAGCATCCCGGTGCAAACCATGTGGTGCATGCTGCAGTACTAGGACCGAAAGGAGACCTGCAGAGCTATAGCGATGATCATGAACCGAAGAATACTGCAGGTCGACCTGCCTTGGAGGTACTCAAGGGAAGCGAGGTCACCAATATCCTGGTTATGGTTATCCGTTACTTCGGCGGCACGTTGCTGGGAACCGGAGGCTTGGTGAAGGCCTATGCGGACAGCGTCAAGGAAGTACTGAGGATCATCAAGACCGAACCCTTGATCGACAAGACCCCATTTCAAGTAACAATGCCCTATCATCTCTATGAACCTATAAAAAAACAACTAACTGACTTGAATGCGACCATCGAATCCGAAGAATTCACAACCATTGTAACGCTTACGGGTATGCTACCTTCTGCTTCCTTTTCCGACTGTGCCGCATCCATTTACAATCTTTCGAATGGCAGTTGTACCCTTGGTTCTATCGATGGGTAA
- a CDS encoding M28 family metallopeptidase produces MKFPLFGKRSKTPSLEPEQQEHRKQKIETLKAGRLATLALTFTSHLIDTFGPRLTGSEPSHQAAQQIKAAYEAFCDTSEVEAVDIDTSFHSFPLQLLVYLYPLILVLLLAGLPYLGLLLFLAYLWYAARTLYLYKPLSKLSKPKAEGKNVYAVLEPEKEVRHTLIFTSHHDSAPLFRYNKLDRIAYAKKVAIPILLFLLGGLLNAMHLITEILEGDLFAFSLPPLGMGVLGIVLLAAIPLLLPLRTFYAEEGSPGAGDNLSSVGITVQLARYFHWKKSCNACLQHTRLVFCSFDGEESGLSGSKVWFMQHKDEMTGAIVLNFDAIYHADRLTFLERDINGTQMLSSRLARRCVQIARGMGYEAVSESIPRLAGGTDAAQASRSGLEATTLTSVAWDDHSKPSVYHTQDDVVSSIDVKAVEMAISVAIRLVELTDSDRLWALDESPNVEQTTKEESEPKLVFTKLTHR; encoded by the coding sequence ATGAAATTTCCCCTTTTTGGAAAACGCAGTAAAACCCCCTCGCTTGAACCCGAGCAACAGGAACACCGAAAGCAAAAAATCGAGACCTTGAAAGCAGGTCGGCTTGCCACGCTCGCACTCACCTTCACTTCCCATTTGATCGATACGTTCGGTCCCCGTTTGACCGGAAGCGAACCTTCCCACCAGGCAGCACAGCAAATCAAGGCCGCCTATGAGGCATTTTGCGATACAAGCGAAGTTGAGGCAGTGGACATCGACACCTCGTTTCACTCATTTCCCCTGCAGCTTCTCGTCTACCTCTACCCGCTCATTCTGGTGTTGTTGTTGGCTGGTTTGCCTTACTTGGGTTTGCTGTTGTTTCTTGCCTACCTCTGGTATGCAGCAAGAACGTTGTACCTCTATAAACCCCTGAGTAAACTTAGCAAGCCGAAAGCAGAAGGTAAAAATGTGTATGCAGTTTTGGAGCCGGAAAAGGAAGTCAGGCATACCCTGATTTTCACCTCCCACCATGACAGCGCCCCACTCTTCAGATACAACAAGCTCGATCGCATCGCCTATGCCAAGAAAGTAGCCATTCCTATCCTGCTTTTTCTTCTTGGCGGGCTGCTTAATGCCATGCACCTCATCACCGAAATTCTGGAAGGTGATCTGTTTGCTTTTTCCCTTCCTCCCCTTGGCATGGGAGTGCTCGGAATAGTACTGCTTGCAGCAATACCGTTGCTGTTGCCGCTGCGCACTTTTTATGCAGAGGAGGGTTCTCCGGGAGCAGGTGATAATCTATCTTCAGTGGGAATAACCGTTCAGCTTGCACGGTACTTTCATTGGAAGAAGAGTTGTAACGCTTGTCTGCAACATACCCGTCTGGTCTTTTGCTCCTTTGATGGGGAAGAGAGCGGGCTATCAGGATCAAAAGTATGGTTTATGCAGCATAAGGATGAGATGACCGGGGCGATTGTGCTGAATTTTGATGCAATCTATCATGCGGATAGACTTACCTTTCTTGAACGTGACATCAACGGGACCCAGATGTTATCGAGCCGCCTGGCACGACGTTGTGTACAAATCGCCCGCGGTATGGGCTATGAGGCGGTGAGTGAATCAATTCCCCGGCTGGCGGGAGGGACAGACGCAGCCCAGGCAAGCCGCTCAGGCTTGGAAGCAACAACGCTCACCAGTGTTGCTTGGGACGATCACAGTAAACCTTCTGTATACCATACCCAGGACGATGTCGTCTCTTCCATCGATGTCAAAGCAGTGGAAATGGCTATCTCGGTAGCCATCCGCTTGGTTGAGCTTACCGATTCCGATCGGCTATGGGCTTTGGATGAGAGCCCGAACGTTGAGCAAACCACCAAGGAAGAATCCGAGCCGAAGCTGGTGTTCACCAAGCTTACCCATCGATAG
- a CDS encoding sensor domain-containing diguanylate cyclase translates to MHHALDSTCKALVENLPDGVCYASTEGTIVYANRSFSTLLGFSAHQVLSGLSFLRFIHPDYRVLMEDFLYRILQKDHSLSTIQVQIMGSDAHERWMEIRWIDIPVEEGAFLVIHDLTSYKTLQEELLLQALTDELTGLYNRRGFRMMAEQELKHCQRLKTEVVLLSIDIDTFKQINDTFGHDEGDRVLKSVAKTLQTSFRSSDIIGRWGGDEFLVLALDAPSGTVEMLTARFRQTLSDISQRQGLPCMIAVTIGSASSSKKAIPSLELLIQQADRAMYANKRR, encoded by the coding sequence ATGCACCACGCCTTGGATTCGACATGTAAAGCCTTGGTTGAGAATCTTCCAGATGGGGTTTGCTATGCAAGCACGGAAGGTACAATTGTGTATGCAAATAGAAGTTTTTCAACCCTGCTTGGGTTTTCCGCTCATCAGGTTCTTTCCGGGCTCTCCTTTCTTCGCTTTATCCATCCCGATTACCGTGTTCTCATGGAGGATTTCCTATATCGGATTCTCCAAAAGGATCACAGCCTCTCCACCATACAAGTGCAGATTATGGGAAGCGATGCACATGAACGCTGGATGGAAATACGCTGGATAGATATACCTGTGGAGGAAGGAGCTTTTTTAGTAATCCACGATCTTACCAGCTACAAAACCCTGCAGGAAGAGTTGCTTCTGCAAGCTCTTACCGATGAGCTGACGGGTCTGTACAACCGACGTGGCTTCAGGATGATGGCCGAACAGGAACTTAAGCATTGCCAGCGGCTGAAGACCGAGGTGGTGTTATTAAGTATCGACATCGATACCTTCAAACAAATCAACGACACCTTCGGTCATGATGAGGGGGACCGGGTGCTCAAGTCGGTTGCAAAGACTCTCCAAACGAGTTTTCGTTCCTCAGATATCATTGGAAGGTGGGGCGGTGATGAGTTTTTGGTACTTGCCTTGGATGCTCCAAGCGGGACTGTAGAAATGTTGACTGCGCGCTTCAGACAGACTTTATCCGACATTTCCCAACGGCAGGGGCTGCCTTGCATGATTGCTGTCACCATTGGAAGTGCCTCTAGCAGCAAGAAGGCCATACCCTCCTTGGAACTGCTTATCCAACAGGCTGATAGGGCCATGTATGCCAATAAGCGCCGCTAA